A single region of the Pseudorhodoplanes sp. genome encodes:
- a CDS encoding IclR family transcriptional regulator, whose protein sequence is MPRKAKSEGIVTELPGVAAVSRALSILSAFQQGDQKLTLAEIARRVGMYKSTISRLTESLEAYGMLVREEDATYRLGTELIRLGSIARNSVSRYPEIHATLHQLMEATGESATYYVRRDRFRLALFRVDSPRTIRDHIRVGDLLPLDRGAAGRVLLSDGSKGSNAFRTIVSLGERDPEVAAIAGPVFARDQVVAALSVSGPIGRFTKSSIKKMSSIVEEKCQYLSSLLVLD, encoded by the coding sequence ATGCCCAGAAAAGCAAAGTCGGAAGGGATTGTCACTGAATTGCCGGGAGTGGCCGCCGTCAGCCGGGCACTGAGCATCCTGAGTGCGTTCCAACAGGGCGATCAGAAGTTAACGCTTGCCGAAATTGCGCGCCGCGTCGGCATGTACAAAAGCACGATCTCACGCTTGACGGAGTCGCTCGAAGCCTATGGCATGCTTGTGCGCGAGGAGGATGCAACTTACCGACTTGGAACCGAGCTAATTCGATTGGGATCCATCGCACGAAACTCCGTTAGCAGATATCCAGAAATTCATGCGACTCTCCATCAATTGATGGAAGCTACAGGTGAGAGCGCGACCTATTATGTTCGCCGTGATAGATTTCGTTTGGCGCTCTTTCGCGTCGACTCCCCGCGGACGATCAGAGATCACATACGAGTGGGCGATTTGTTGCCATTGGATCGCGGGGCTGCGGGGCGAGTACTGCTATCTGACGGAAGCAAAGGATCAAATGCTTTCCGTACAATCGTCTCGCTGGGCGAACGAGACCCGGAAGTGGCAGCTATTGCCGGCCCTGTGTTTGCGCGCGATCAAGTGGTCGCCGCTCTGTCAGTTTCAGGTCCAATCGGACGCTTCACAAAGTCATCCATCAAGAAAATGTCGTCAATTGTCGAAGAGAAGTGCCAATATTTATCCTCTCTTCTAGTCCTCGACTAA